AAACTGAGATGCTTAGCATAAATCACATAATATATTTTGAGGTATTTATGGTTTTAGCTCTTTTTTGATTGCTTTTACTTCTTCACCTGAAGGATGGTATGGGATATTATACACTGCTTTACCGGGCCTTTCATTATAGTAAGGCCTGTTACAACCCTTGCAACCAGAGGTCATAAATGCAATTCCTTCATTAATTATTTTATCAAGGTTTTCAAATACAATGTTTTTAAGCATGTTGTTTTCAAACTCAAAATTTTGGATCTTTGCATCGTAATTTTCTATAAGGTACCTTGCCAGCTGCACTTTTCTGTATCTGTTCAGGTTCGGTGCCTCCAAGTTCAAATTTCTGTTGACCGGAGTATAAGCGAAAAGTGCAATGCTGATCTCTGCATCTTTTAGTCTTAACATCAATTTAATCAAGTCTCTGTCATTTTCTCCGAGCCCTACAATAAGGTGTGTGTTCACATGCTCAAATATTTTTTTGGCATTTAAAAGTGCGTTCCAGTGTTCTTCCCAAGTAAACCTATTACCTACCATACGTCCTTTGTATTTTTCAAACAGTGGTGGTGTGGCAGCATCAAGGGCAAAGCTGATCGTGTCTACATAATCTCTGAACAGGATCATTGATGCATTGGAGATTGGAGTTATCGAAATGGAGATTGGCACGTTCAAATTTTTCAACCTGCTCAAAAATTCAAGAAGCTCTTTCTCTACACCGAGATAATCTAAAGTCTGAACACAGATCCTAGCTAATTTGCTCACTCTTAATTTCTCTATTACCAGATCTGTATCATATGAGAACCATGGTACTCTAGAAAGCATATTTTCTTGCGCGTGAGAATATGCCTGCGCACAAAAAGAGCAATTTGAATTACATTTTTCACCAAACATTATGTATATTGTGGATACTGGAAAATTCAAGTTACCAGGCTTGAGACCCAGGTATATAGCAGATGCTAACGATAATTTAACATTCATTTCACCCAGATATCGAAACCAATTATTAAAAATATTTGATTTTGAATTTAAAAAAGTTATAAATATGCAATTTTTATATATTCTTCTGGTAGAGTATGAATATAAAATTTAAGATCTGGCTAGAGCACGATAATAGGTACGTTTTAGGAGAGGGTTCTTATGCGCTTTTAAAAAAAATAGATGAGCTAAAAAACTTAAAAGCTGCAGCAGATTCACTAAAAATGTCATATCGTTATGCTTGGGGGGTAATAAAGAAGATCGAAACTGCATATCAGCAGAAAGTTGTAATCGCTGAAAGAGGGGGAATTGGAAGAGGAAACACAAAGTTAACTGCACAAGGCCTAAGTTTAATTAATGATTATGAAAAATACTTTAACATTTTTACATATTATTCAACCAGGCCATACAAATTACCATCAGTTGCTGTAGATGGAATACTTATTATTAATGATAACATAACGCTTGTAAAGAGGAAAAATGAACCTTTTAAAGGTTATCTAGCGCTGCCGGGGGGATTTGTAGAATATGGAGAGAACTTAGAATCTGCGGTTGTGAGAGAGATCTTTGAGGAAATTGGAATAAAAGCTAGGGTTGAACGGTTACTTAACGTTTATTCAGATCCATATCGTGACCCGAGAGGGCATGTTATCTCTGCAGTATATGTATTGGAAGCAATTGGAGGATCTTTAAGAGCGGGTGATGATGCAGAGTCGGTGTTATTATTATCTAGGGACCAGATTCCAGTACTGGCATTTGATCACAATAAGATTATAGAATACTTTTTCAACTCTAGATAAAGATTATGCTGTGCAACAATCGCATGGCTATTTTAGTATCTTTCTAACGCAAGATACATTATTCTTGCTCACATTTTTGATCTATTCAGGTATTCTTGTAGTTATTTGAACACTCTTTTATAAATTAAATCGATGAAAAATTATAGTAACAAAAAATAGAGACTGTATTTTGATAAGAATTTTTAAACGTTTTGAAAGTTAAAAAAATATTTTTTCACTCGATCTTGGTATTTATCCTGAAAATTACTCCTGTACCCTTTAGAGAAAGATAAAGCTTTGTAACTGTATCATTATACTCTTGCTCACTGTCAAACTCTTTTACAAAATCAAACTGCCCAAATACTGACATAAAACCGCTCTCTTTTAAAATTTGTATGATCTCTAACGGAGATACGCCATCAGGACTAAAATATATTTTAACATATAATTTCATCCTCTCACCTTTATTGAATCTGGATGCTCTCTACTGGAAAATATCTATTCATCAGCTCTCTTGCAAGTTTCAGGTTTTTGCCATCCTTGCCTATGGCCCTTGCCTTTTCAGCCATGTTCACGTGTACCACTATGCTAAATTTTCCATTTGCATCGTCCATCTCCACGTTTGTTACTCTGAACCTATAAAAAAAGTTGCTTATAAATCGTTTTGGATCCATGCTATATTCAAGAACCCATATATTCTTGCCAAGCATTTCTCTCACTTTCTGTATATTTGCACCGTTATTCTGAATCGCTTTTTGCAAACTTCCAGGAAATATAACAAACACAATTACGCTATCATCTTCCAATACATCCATAACTTCTACTTTCGTGTTTGAGAAAAATACATTCATCATTCTCAATGAACGATCATCCAGTTTGATAGATCCCATACAATTCATCCTTCTATCAAGCCGAGTAATGCTGAGTTCCCCGGATCTGACACTGTAATTATGGATATACTGTAAACAGCCCCGCACATAGATCCCAACTCGCTGCTTTTTCCATTATATAGGTAGATCGGTACATTCTCAATCTTATTTTTCAAAAAGTTAGGGTCCGGGCAATCGCTTGCAACTATGTACAACTTTGCAATGTTCAATTTTAAACTTTTCTTTGCCTGTTTAAGTCCAAAATACAGTTTTCCAGTTTCCATAGCATTCTTTATCTCTTTTGCTAAATTCATTTTTTCACCTCTTTCTGCTCATACTTATAGATCAATGGTACTGCACCAGTTCCTAGTGTTATAGGCTGTCCCACTATTATGTTTTCAGCCACGCCGTTAAGTTCATCAACCTCACCTAACAATCCTGCTTTCATCAGGTGTTTGGCAGTGATCTCAAATGCCGCTCTTGCTAGCACACTCGCTTTTTTGCCTGCTATACCATGCCTGCCTATCGCTTCCACATCACCTTCGAAGGTCATCATGTCCGCTACCAGCATCAGATGCCGCATATCCACAAAAAGACCCTGATCAGCTAGCGTTTTGTTCATCTCAATCATTATTGCATTTCTTGCCGCTTCTACGCCCAGCACGTTGTAAATCTCGATTATATCGTTGGTAACTACCTTCTTCCCGTTGACACCGTCCATCTCTAGTATCTCTTTCAGATTACTGCCCTGCGTAAAGATCTTGTACTCTTTTGTAGCATCATCAAGCTTGATAATCGCTCTTTTTATGCCGGATATGCCTTGCAACAGCAGGTTTTTTATTGATTCACTCAGGAGGTATAGCTTTTTGTAAGAACTCTCATCCAGCGAAATCTTTATCACATGACCTTCTTCTACTATGCTCATTTTATATCCTTTGATCTTCTCTATTTTCTCTTTCAGCAGATGCTCTGATATACCTCGTTCCTTGATCTTCCTTGGCTCTGGCCTGACCTGAATCTGCATCTCTGCCTCCAATATCTCTACATCTGCAACATCCAGAACCGTAGTGCTCTCTATCTTTTTAGCGAGCTCTTTCGCTTTGTCTTGGTCCTTTGCATAATCTTCAGTTAAATAGATTTCTGCCATAGGTGTGCTCGGCGTGATTCTTGCGTCCACAATCTCGATCAATCTTGGCAATCCTTTTGTGATATCCACCTCTGCAACACCTGCATAGTGAAATGTCTTTAAAGTAAGCTGCGTGCCCGGCTCGCCGATAGACTGCGCTGCTATTATTCCTACTGCTTCATAATTGTCAACTTTCACGGTCTTATATTCGTCGCATACTTTCTTGATAATATCTTTCAGCTCCTTTTCTTTAATATCAATATTCTTTAATTTTTCATCTAAGTCCTTGATAAGCTTGTTTGGCAATTCAACACCATGCTGCTTGCCATATTCGTAAATCTTTAATTCAAATTCGCTTAATTCTGGCACTTTTTTGATCAGTTCAGGAACATATTCTTCAAGGCTCAAATATGTAAATTTAGTCACTTTTTTGATCGATTTCCCAGCCTCGTTTTCAAAATCTTTAACTGGAATAGGAGATATCTGTTCTAGCTCTTCTATAAAAAACACGTTTTCAATGGTTTTTGCTTTTCTTTGAAAATCCAGTTTTTGATCCACATATTTCTCCATTCTTGTTACAAGAGCATAATAGGTGACATTTTCACCATCTACAGTCAAATACATTTTTAATGGTACTTTAATGCTATGCTCAAATTTGAATTCTACACCAAAGGTTGCAGGTAAGGCCTCTTTTAAGCTATCTATAATTTGCTGTGACTCTCTCCATAAAATAGTTATCATGATTATTTCCTCCTTCTCTTTGAGTAGTCAGGGATCACTTCTGTAATCGCCTTGTCTATGTCCACAGCATTTCCTTGAAACGCACGAGTAGGATCCGTACCATCTTCTCCAAACTTAAATTGTATTATCGCACCTGTAGTGTCCACAACCTTAGTCATGTCGTCTGCCTTCAAATCTTCAAGTGCATTTATCAATCTTCTTTGCATGTATCCGCTTCTTGATGTACGCACAGCTGTATCTACCAGCCCTTCTCTGCCACCCATTGCGTGAAAGAAATATTCTGTCGGATTTAAACCATCTTTATATGATGATCTAACATATCCGTGAGCAAAAGGGCCAAGATCATCTTTTTTAAAGTGTGGCAAAGTCCTGTTTTGATATCCTCTCTGTATTCTCTTTCCTCGCACTGCCTGCTGCCCTATATTTGCAGCAACCTGCGCAAGATTTAACATTGATGCCCTGGCTCCAGATCTTGCCATTTTTACAGATGAGTTGTCCATACCCAGCACTTTACTGACCACATCACCAGCAGTCTTCTGATAGTCTGACAGTGTTTTCATAATCAGTTCTTCCAGTGTCTCTTCCAGTGACTTTCCAGGAGAACCCTGCAAAAGGCCACGTTTATAGATGTCTATCAGTTCCTGCGTTTTTGATTCTGCATCATTTAATATTTCGGAAACCTGATATTTTGCCTCTTCTGGTATATCATCGTCATCTATGCCTGTACTGAACCCCAAATAGGATATTACTCCCACAGACAATCTTGTAAAGTTATTGATGAACTCGGCTGCTATCTCTGGTCCATAGTCCCTAGAAACTCGATCCAATAACACACCTTTAAATGCGCCCAATCCTTTTTCGTCAATAGCACCACTTATCAGCTTACCGTTTTTTATGGCAACGTACGCATCATAAGGACAGGTTTCAAAAGTGCAGGTTTTACAGACTTTCTCTCCTTCACAAAGTTTGTTTTTATATTCAAAGTTCATATCTTTTGGTAAAATAAGAGAAAACAGATCTTTACCATAGTAATATTCCTTGCCATTCTCTAAAATAGGTTCTGGCAGCTTATCGTATTTTACGTAAGAAAGTATGTGCAATGCATCTACTTTACTGAACTTTGGATTTTTGTAAGTCAACAAAAACAGGCCAGTAATGTGATCATGTACACCTCCGATTATGGGACCTCCAAATCTAGGGGATCGTATATGCTCTTGCACAAGCATCAAAATTCTCGCTTCTGCCCTGGCTTCTTCTCCCTGCAGCACATGCAGATTCATCTCATCGCCATCAAAATCTGCATTGTAAGGAGGACAAACTGCAAGATTGAACCTGAACGTTCTGCCGTTCATTACGCGTACTCTGTGAGCCATCATTGACATTCTGTGCAGCGATGGCTGCCTGTTAAAAAGTACAATGTCCCCATCAGTTAACTGCCTCTCTACAATCCATCCATATTCAAGCTTTTTAGAAACCTCTTCTGCATTAGATTCTGTGATCTTTATTCTCTTACTGTCCGGCCTGATTACATAATTAGCGCCGGCTATATACTTAGTACCTTTTGGTTCAGGGCCTAATTTTACAATTTCTCGCGTTTTTTCAATATTAAAAGGCGTAACTATCATGGGCACTGTCAGTTCTCTTGCTGCTAGCTCAGGTACACCTACTTCGTTAATAGACAAAAACGGTTCTGGCGATATTACAGTCCTTGCTGAAAAGTTAACTCTCTTACCTGACAGATTAGCTCTGAACCTGCCCTCTTTGCCTTTCAGCCTCTGTACCAACGTTTTTAATGGTCTTCCACTTCTGTGCCTTGCCGGTGGTATGCCAGAGGTCTGATTATCTAAAAACGTGGTAATATGATATTGCAACAACTCCCATAAATCTTCAATAATTAGCTGAGGTGCGCCGCTGTCCCTACTTTCTCTAAGCCTTTGATTGATCCTGATTATATCCACAAGCTTGTGTGTTAAATCATCCTCGCTTCTCTCTCCGGTCTCTAAAGTAATGGTAGGTCTCACATTAACCGGTGGAACTGGTAATACAGTCAAAATCATCCACTCAGGTCTTGCAACTTTAGGATTTACACCAATGTATGGTAAATCATCATCCGGGATGCGCTCTAAGCGCTCTCTTATCTCTCTGGGTGTAATCTTTGCATTGTCTTCTCTGAAAGTGGTAGGCTTATCTAACATTATCTTTTTCTGCTCTGCTCCACAGTGTGGGCAAACTGTCTTAGAGGCAGCTTCATCCATCACTTTTTTAATCAACAGTGAATTTTCAGTGCTTTCTATGCCAGAGTCTATAGCTTTCATGATCTCGCTTTTGTACATCAGAAGCTCTGAATCATCCAGTTTAACCCTTCCACACTTACTGCATGTAGAATCTAAATAAGTTTTGATCTCTTTTATGAACCCCACATGAACAACTGGCATTGCTAGTTCAATGTGCCCGAAATGACCTGGGCATTCATCTACCTTGCCATTGCAAGTTTTGCATTTTAATCCTGGCTCGATCACTCCCATTCTCAGGTCCATCAACCCTCGTTCAATCGGAAAACCATCTTCATCATAAGTATCTGCATCACTAACTTTTACTGCACTGAGTTTTCTGATCTCGTCCGGAGATAATAATGCAAATTTTAGATAATTAATCCTTTTGCTCATTGTTGATCTCATCATTTTAAATCACCCAACACCATTCTCATAACCACGCCAAGTGACATTACTTCATCTCTCATCAACTTAAATGCGTAGCTCGTTTCAATCATGTATATATTAGTTTTATTGCCACATACGGGACACCTTAAAGAACCTGTCTTTCGGTCAAATATTGCAACATGACCACAGTTGGGATTGCCGCATACGTAAAGTAATGTTCCGTCTGATTGATCCAGTAATCGGTCTTTGATAACCATCGCCGCTCCATGCCCTATTAAAGTATCACGTTCCATCTCTCCAAACCTCAGTCCGCCCTGCCTGGATCTTCCTTCTGTAGGCTGCCTTGTCAAAATCTGCACCGGCCCACGAGATCTTGCATGGAATTTGCCACCAACCATATGGTGCAGTTTTTGATAGTAAATTACCCCTGTGAATATTTCTGCTTCGAGCTTCTTACCAGTTATACCATCGTACATGATCTCTCTGCCATTATAATCAAACCCGTTTTCTTTTAATGCATTTCTCAAAGCCTCTTCTGGCTCTCCAGAAAACACTGTGCCGTCTATAAACCTGCCTTCCATGGCCCCTACCTTACCTCCAATCATCTCTAACAGATGCCCTATTGTTAATCTGGATGGTATTGCATGAGGATTTATTATCAAGTCTGGTATCACTCCATCCTCAGTAAATGGCAGGTCTTCCTGTGGCACTATGGCACCCAGCACACCTTTCTGCCCATGTCGCGACGCAAATTTATCACCAAGCTCTGGTATGCGTTCGTCTCTGACCTTCACTTTTACAAGCTTGTTTCCGTTCTCAGATGTTGTCAATATTACTCCATCCACAAAACCACTCTCTTCTGGCCTTATCGTTACTGATGATTCTCTCCTCTTTTGCGGAGAAATTATGTCGGTCTGTTCTTCCAAAAATCTGGGTGGAGATGTCTTGCCAATCAGCACCTCTCCCCCGCTAACAAATCGTTCTGGGGATATAATCCCATCTGTGTCCAAGAAACGATATGCTTCCTCTGTCCTTACACCTTTTACATCAGGGCTAGGAATCTCAAATCGATCCATCTGACCACCCGGATACCTGCGCTCTTCTGATTGGTAAGTTCTGAAAAACGTACTTCTTCCAAGCCCTCTCTCAACCGCGGCTTTGTTCATTACCAGTGCATCCTGGATGTTATAACCCTGGTAGGATACTACCGCTACCACAAAATTCTGACCTGATGGACGCTTTATGAATTTTGAAAATTCCATGCTCTTTGTTTTTAACAGTGGAACCTGAGGATAATGCAATAGATGCTCCCTAGTATCTGGCCGCATTCTGTAATTTGATGCAGGCAATCCCAGAGACTGTTTTGTCATTGCCGCTCCTAACGTAATTCTTGAAGACATATTATGCTCAGGATAAGGAACCATGCCCGCTATCACACCCAGTATCAAAATAGGATCTATCTCTAAATGTGTATGCTCTTTATTCAGCAGTTTTTCAACTTTAAAAGTGCCTTTACAGTAAGTGCACATTAGATCTATATTTTTCTCATCTTTACCTGGATTTTGCCAGATCGCATCATTTCTGCTTAAAATATGCCCGCATTTCGGGCATTTTGGTGGCACATTATATGGGTATACTGCAATAAAAGCGTTATCTTCTTCATCAGCATCGACCCACTCTATCACGCTCTCTTTCAATAGGTCTGCAATGGTTTTCTTGCCACTTTGCAACATCTCCTGGTGTTTATGTGTGTAAAGTATCGATCCATCTTTTACTATAAACAAAGGTCTTCTTATGCGACCTTTATCTGCATTGATCATAAGCTCGTTTGTGATACTATCATATCTCATGTTGATGTTATGAGACAGATCGCCATATCTGCGCTTTTCTTTAAGATAGTTCAATAGTTCAATAGGATCTTCATAAAACCCTACTAGATCACCGTTTAAATACACTCTTGCAAGCTTTCCAGTATCATGAGCTATCATTTTCAGACCTTTATCATTCAACTCCTTTTTTATTGGTTCTATAGGCGTGTCTTCAGAAATATCTATGATTAAAGCTGCGTTTTTTACAAGCCCGCAATTCTGACCTTCAGGCGTTTCATTGGGGCATAACCGACCCCACTGTGTAGGATGTAAGTCTCTGGCCTCAAAGTGAGGCTGGGACCTTGTGAGAGGTGAGGTGATCCTTCTCAGATGGCTGATCATGCTTAGATAGGATGTTCGATCTAACAATTGTGATACCCCCGTCCTTCCTCCAACCCAGTTTCCGGTTGCCATCGCATGCAATATTTTCTGGGTAAGGACATCTTGCCGCACTGCAGCACGAAGCTTGATCATCCCCTTCTTTCGATTGTAAGTCCTTTCTAAATGATATTTCAGGTCTTTCAATAATGATTCAAAAGCATCTCTAAAGAGCTCTTCTAATAGGTCTCCTGCGAGCTTTAATCGCTTATTGGATAGATTATCTTTATCGTCTTCAGACCTCAAATTAAAATGCAGTTCTAATGCCATTCTGGCCATTCTGCCTAGATAAAGTGCTTTTTTAAGGCGATCTGATGGTTTGTCTCCCAGATGTGGTAATAGGGACTTGTCTAGTATCTGCGAGATCCTTTTTTCACGGTATTCTTTAGCCTGTCCTGCCGCAAATCTTTTTTCGAGATAGCTAATCGCATCATTGGTGCTCATTATCCCTTCATCAATGTACCCTTTTTCACGCTCACAATCTTCAATGTTTGCCAGAACAATAGGGCCCATCTTTTCGTTGCTTACTATCGCATTATAGATCTCTTCATCCTTCTCCATCCCAAGCGCTTTCATCAGTATTATTAATGATAAAGAGCCGGATATGACTGGTATAGAAACTAACATCATACCATCCAGTTTCTTCTCAACGGTAATTAAAGATCTGTACCCTTCCACTTGCGAAAATATCTTGGCTACTTCCACCGTAGTATCGTATTTGTCCTCTTTTTCTACCAGTACTCGATTCGGTGCCAGA
This Thermoplasmata archaeon DNA region includes the following protein-coding sequences:
- a CDS encoding radical SAM protein; the encoded protein is MNVKLSLASAIYLGLKPGNLNFPVSTIYIMFGEKCNSNCSFCAQAYSHAQENMLSRVPWFSYDTDLVIEKLRVSKLARICVQTLDYLGVEKELLEFLSRLKNLNVPISISITPISNASMILFRDYVDTISFALDAATPPLFEKYKGRMVGNRFTWEEHWNALLNAKKIFEHVNTHLIVGLGENDRDLIKLMLRLKDAEISIALFAYTPVNRNLNLEAPNLNRYRKVQLARYLIENYDAKIQNFEFENNMLKNIVFENLDKIINEGIAFMTSGCKGCNRPYYNERPGKAVYNIPYHPSGEEVKAIKKELKP
- a CDS encoding NUDIX domain-containing protein; the protein is MNIKFKIWLEHDNRYVLGEGSYALLKKIDELKNLKAAADSLKMSYRYAWGVIKKIETAYQQKVVIAERGGIGRGNTKLTAQGLSLINDYEKYFNIFTYYSTRPYKLPSVAVDGILIINDNITLVKRKNEPFKGYLALPGGFVEYGENLESAVVREIFEEIGIKARVERLLNVYSDPYRDPRGHVISAVYVLEAIGGSLRAGDDAESVLLLSRDQIPVLAFDHNKIIEYFFNSR
- a CDS encoding NusA-like transcription termination signal-binding factor, with product MGSIKLDDRSLRMMNVFFSNTKVEVMDVLEDDSVIVFVIFPGSLQKAIQNNGANIQKVREMLGKNIWVLEYSMDPKRFISNFFYRFRVTNVEMDDANGKFSIVVHVNMAEKARAIGKDGKNLKLARELMNRYFPVESIQIQ
- a CDS encoding 50S ribosomal protein L30e, which translates into the protein MNLAKEIKNAMETGKLYFGLKQAKKSLKLNIAKLYIVASDCPDPNFLKNKIENVPIYLYNGKSSELGSMCGAVYSISIITVSDPGNSALLGLIEG
- the rpoA2 gene encoding DNA-directed RNA polymerase subunit A'' codes for the protein MITILWRESQQIIDSLKEALPATFGVEFKFEHSIKVPLKMYLTVDGENVTYYALVTRMEKYVDQKLDFQRKAKTIENVFFIEELEQISPIPVKDFENEAGKSIKKVTKFTYLSLEEYVPELIKKVPELSEFELKIYEYGKQHGVELPNKLIKDLDEKLKNIDIKEKELKDIIKKVCDEYKTVKVDNYEAVGIIAAQSIGEPGTQLTLKTFHYAGVAEVDITKGLPRLIEIVDARITPSTPMAEIYLTEDYAKDQDKAKELAKKIESTTVLDVADVEILEAEMQIQVRPEPRKIKERGISEHLLKEKIEKIKGYKMSIVEEGHVIKISLDESSYKKLYLLSESIKNLLLQGISGIKRAIIKLDDATKEYKIFTQGSNLKEILEMDGVNGKKVVTNDIIEIYNVLGVEAARNAIMIEMNKTLADQGLFVDMRHLMLVADMMTFEGDVEAIGRHGIAGKKASVLARAAFEITAKHLMKAGLLGEVDELNGVAENIIVGQPITLGTGAVPLIYKYEQKEVKK
- a CDS encoding DNA-directed RNA polymerase subunit A'; its protein translation is MRSTMSKRINYLKFALLSPDEIRKLSAVKVSDADTYDEDGFPIERGLMDLRMGVIEPGLKCKTCNGKVDECPGHFGHIELAMPVVHVGFIKEIKTYLDSTCSKCGRVKLDDSELLMYKSEIMKAIDSGIESTENSLLIKKVMDEAASKTVCPHCGAEQKKIMLDKPTTFREDNAKITPREIRERLERIPDDDLPYIGVNPKVARPEWMILTVLPVPPVNVRPTITLETGERSEDDLTHKLVDIIRINQRLRESRDSGAPQLIIEDLWELLQYHITTFLDNQTSGIPPARHRSGRPLKTLVQRLKGKEGRFRANLSGKRVNFSARTVISPEPFLSINEVGVPELAARELTVPMIVTPFNIEKTREIVKLGPEPKGTKYIAGANYVIRPDSKRIKITESNAEEVSKKLEYGWIVERQLTDGDIVLFNRQPSLHRMSMMAHRVRVMNGRTFRFNLAVCPPYNADFDGDEMNLHVLQGEEARAEARILMLVQEHIRSPRFGGPIIGGVHDHITGLFLLTYKNPKFSKVDALHILSYVKYDKLPEPILENGKEYYYGKDLFSLILPKDMNFEYKNKLCEGEKVCKTCTFETCPYDAYVAIKNGKLISGAIDEKGLGAFKGVLLDRVSRDYGPEIAAEFINNFTRLSVGVISYLGFSTGIDDDDIPEEAKYQVSEILNDAESKTQELIDIYKRGLLQGSPGKSLEETLEELIMKTLSDYQKTAGDVVSKVLGMDNSSVKMARSGARASMLNLAQVAANIGQQAVRGKRIQRGYQNRTLPHFKKDDLGPFAHGYVRSSYKDGLNPTEYFFHAMGGREGLVDTAVRTSRSGYMQRRLINALEDLKADDMTKVVDTTGAIIQFKFGEDGTDPTRAFQGNAVDIDKAITEVIPDYSKRRRK
- a CDS encoding DNA-directed RNA polymerase subunit B, producing MKNVIDAFFRERSIVNHQIASYNSFIPSADNVENVLQHIIDSTKISDEDIPGELTLDKSKTSGKIIKIRFGRDKENPDRPTVKFVMSAGRGGSDFNRIKTPMEARIRDFTYSGELFITFQEIDIDEKTNETITKEAEEVKIGDIPIMIKSKVCVLNEKNIDDYLQDEYAKKPAAISKNDSYEKKLQFLKEDPEDPGGYFIVSGTERVLVTLEDLAPNRVLVEKEDKYDTTVEVAKIFSQVEGYRSLITVEKKLDGMMLVSIPVISGSLSLIILMKALGMEKDEEIYNAIVSNEKMGPIVLANIEDCEREKGYIDEGIMSTNDAISYLEKRFAAGQAKEYREKRISQILDKSLLPHLGDKPSDRLKKALYLGRMARMALELHFNLRSEDDKDNLSNKRLKLAGDLLEELFRDAFESLLKDLKYHLERTYNRKKGMIKLRAAVRQDVLTQKILHAMATGNWVGGRTGVSQLLDRTSYLSMISHLRRITSPLTRSQPHFEARDLHPTQWGRLCPNETPEGQNCGLVKNAALIIDISEDTPIEPIKKELNDKGLKMIAHDTGKLARVYLNGDLVGFYEDPIELLNYLKEKRRYGDLSHNINMRYDSITNELMINADKGRIRRPLFIVKDGSILYTHKHQEMLQSGKKTIADLLKESVIEWVDADEEDNAFIAVYPYNVPPKCPKCGHILSRNDAIWQNPGKDEKNIDLMCTYCKGTFKVEKLLNKEHTHLEIDPILILGVIAGMVPYPEHNMSSRITLGAAMTKQSLGLPASNYRMRPDTREHLLHYPQVPLLKTKSMEFSKFIKRPSGQNFVVAVVSYQGYNIQDALVMNKAAVERGLGRSTFFRTYQSEERRYPGGQMDRFEIPSPDVKGVRTEEAYRFLDTDGIISPERFVSGGEVLIGKTSPPRFLEEQTDIISPQKRRESSVTIRPEESGFVDGVILTTSENGNKLVKVKVRDERIPELGDKFASRHGQKGVLGAIVPQEDLPFTEDGVIPDLIINPHAIPSRLTIGHLLEMIGGKVGAMEGRFIDGTVFSGEPEEALRNALKENGFDYNGREIMYDGITGKKLEAEIFTGVIYYQKLHHMVGGKFHARSRGPVQILTRQPTEGRSRQGGLRFGEMERDTLIGHGAAMVIKDRLLDQSDGTLLYVCGNPNCGHVAIFDRKTGSLRCPVCGNKTNIYMIETSYAFKLMRDEVMSLGVVMRMVLGDLK